One Stenotrophomonas sp. SAU14A_NAIMI4_5 DNA segment encodes these proteins:
- a CDS encoding thioesterase family protein, whose amino-acid sequence MTTIVSLQPGVRFEASQVVSANQLVPNVAPDWPGFVGMPPVFATAMMIGFIEQTCIQALAPYLDAGQATVGTHVDVSHVAATPQGMRVSAQVELVAIEGRTLLFKVRCEDEGGLIGECLHRRAIIDSARFLQKLATKTPLPG is encoded by the coding sequence ATGACGACGATTGTTTCCCTGCAGCCAGGCGTGCGCTTCGAGGCGTCCCAGGTGGTCTCGGCGAATCAACTGGTACCGAACGTGGCGCCGGACTGGCCCGGCTTCGTCGGCATGCCACCGGTGTTCGCCACGGCGATGATGATCGGCTTCATCGAACAGACCTGCATCCAGGCCCTGGCCCCGTATCTCGACGCCGGGCAGGCAACGGTCGGTACGCACGTCGATGTCAGCCATGTCGCGGCCACGCCGCAAGGCATGCGGGTGAGCGCGCAGGTGGAGCTGGTCGCCATTGAAGGGCGCACCCTGCTGTTCAAGGTGCGCTGCGAGGACGAAGGCGGATTGATCGGTGAATGCCTGCACCGTCGCGCGATCATCGACAGCGCGCGCTTCCTGCAGAAGCTTGCAACGAAGACCCCGCTGCCAGGCTGA
- a CDS encoding ATP-binding protein — protein MQTASPAHATPTLHLVCGKIGAGKSTLCRQLAQAPGTVLISEDAWLAALYPAQIRSVADYLQRAALLRDVLAPHLRALLRAGVSVVLDFPFNTAATRAWAREVFEAVTAAHALHFLDVDDAVCKARLRARNARGEHPFRASDEEFEQITRHFVAPAQEEGFQVIRYAADGFMIPDSIR, from the coding sequence ATGCAGACCGCTTCACCCGCGCACGCCACCCCGACCCTGCACCTGGTGTGCGGCAAGATCGGTGCCGGCAAATCGACCCTGTGCAGGCAGCTGGCACAGGCGCCCGGCACGGTCCTCATCAGCGAGGACGCCTGGCTTGCAGCGCTGTATCCGGCGCAGATCCGCTCCGTCGCCGATTACCTGCAGCGCGCGGCCCTGCTGCGCGATGTGCTGGCTCCTCACCTGCGGGCGCTGCTGCGGGCGGGGGTGTCGGTGGTGCTCGACTTCCCGTTCAACACGGCGGCCACCCGCGCTTGGGCGCGCGAGGTGTTCGAGGCGGTCACTGCCGCACACGCGCTGCATTTCCTCGATGTGGATGATGCGGTGTGCAAGGCGCGGCTGCGCGCCCGCAACGCGCGCGGCGAGCATCCGTTCCGGGCCAGCGACGAGGAGTTCGAGCAGATCACCCGGCATTTCGTTGCGCCTGCGCAGGAGGAGGGCTTCCAGGTGATCCGCTACGCCGCCGACGGTTTCATGATCCCGGATTCGATACGATAG
- a CDS encoding ADP-ribosylglycohydrolase family protein translates to MNQIDNFRGALLGLACGDAVGTTVEFKPRGSFTPLTDMVGGGPFNLKLGQWTDDTSMAMCLAESLVRCDEFDTRDQMTRYANWYRNGYWSATGECFDIGMATRAAIDQFLLSGQPLSGNEDPRSAGNGSIMRLAPVVLRYAGTPELPAMAELSSRTTHATRECLDACRLLAAAIERALDGQSKQAVLDLRDVPVQGERLQQIAAGQYQQASREQIRGSGYVVDSLEAAFWCFHRHDTFAAAVLEAANLGDDADTTAAVLGQLAGAFHGAAGIPAHWLQVLAMRAEIQVLADALYQRNQAAHA, encoded by the coding sequence ATGAACCAGATCGACAACTTCCGCGGCGCACTGCTCGGACTGGCCTGCGGCGATGCCGTCGGCACCACGGTGGAATTCAAGCCGCGCGGCAGCTTCACCCCGCTCACCGACATGGTCGGCGGTGGCCCGTTCAATCTGAAGCTGGGGCAGTGGACCGACGACACCTCGATGGCGATGTGCCTGGCCGAAAGCCTGGTGCGTTGCGATGAATTCGATACGCGCGACCAGATGACCCGCTATGCCAACTGGTATCGCAACGGTTACTGGAGCGCGACCGGTGAGTGCTTCGACATCGGCATGGCCACGCGCGCGGCCATCGACCAGTTCCTGCTCAGCGGGCAGCCGCTGTCGGGCAATGAAGACCCGCGCAGTGCAGGCAATGGCTCGATCATGCGCCTGGCGCCGGTGGTGCTGCGCTATGCCGGAACGCCGGAACTGCCGGCGATGGCCGAGCTGAGTTCGCGAACCACCCATGCCACGCGCGAATGCCTGGATGCATGCCGCTTGCTGGCAGCCGCGATCGAGCGTGCGCTGGATGGGCAATCGAAGCAGGCCGTGCTGGATCTGCGTGACGTCCCGGTGCAGGGCGAGCGCCTGCAGCAGATCGCCGCCGGGCAGTACCAGCAGGCAAGCCGAGAGCAGATCCGCGGCAGTGGCTATGTGGTGGACAGCCTGGAGGCGGCGTTCTGGTGCTTCCATCGGCACGACACGTTCGCCGCTGCGGTGCTGGAAGCGGCCAACCTGGGCGACGATGCCGATACCACGGCCGCGGTGCTCGGCCAGTTGGCCGGTGCCTTCCATGGTGCGGCCGGCATCCCCGCGCACTGGCTGCAGGTGCTGGCGATGCGCGCGGAAATCCAGGTGCTGGCCGATGCGCTTTACCAGCGCAACCAGGCCGCGCACGCGTAG
- a CDS encoding MarR family winged helix-turn-helix transcriptional regulator encodes MNRTVGLGELLRYTAELVDQGAETVYRDMGLDYRARYTPVMRAIAGGARTVGEITDASRLTQGAISQTVGLMIQQGLLERLPMAEDARKSALAFTADGRALLRRLEPHWSLVFEAIGTLEAEIGHPLLDVLEATASALEHKGFAARLTEVRGLHP; translated from the coding sequence ATGAATCGAACTGTCGGACTGGGCGAACTGCTCCGCTACACCGCCGAACTCGTGGACCAGGGGGCCGAAACGGTCTACCGGGACATGGGCCTGGACTACCGCGCGCGCTACACCCCGGTGATGCGCGCCATTGCCGGTGGCGCCCGCACCGTAGGCGAGATCACCGACGCCAGCCGCCTCACCCAGGGCGCGATCAGCCAGACCGTCGGCCTGATGATCCAGCAGGGCCTGCTCGAACGCCTGCCGATGGCCGAGGACGCACGCAAGAGCGCGCTGGCTTTCACCGCCGACGGTCGCGCACTGCTGCGCCGGCTGGAGCCGCACTGGTCGCTGGTATTCGAGGCGATCGGCACGCTGGAGGCGGAGATCGGCCATCCCCTGCTGGACGTATTGGAGGCCACGGCATCGGCACTGGAACACAAAGGCTTCGCCGCGCGTCTGACCGAAGTGCGAGGACTGCATCCATGA
- a CDS encoding class I SAM-dependent methyltransferase: MNAATPTNWFDAGGSAYAAHRPDYPPALADFLAQACSTHALAVDVGCGTGQLTRLLAPHFDAVVGLDSSADQLHSAAPAAGVSYQQASAEHLPVAPGSANLITVAQAAHWFDLPAFYAQVHEVAAPGAVIALISYATPQLEPDLQPRFARFYADDLGAYWPAERRQVDSGYAELEFPFAEFDYPPLAIKRNWTLADTFGYFGTWSAVRRAREAGQQPMLQAYAEALAAQWGDPLQRRAIFWPINMRIGRL, translated from the coding sequence ATGAATGCCGCCACTCCCACCAACTGGTTCGACGCAGGTGGCAGCGCCTACGCCGCACATCGCCCCGACTACCCGCCTGCCCTGGCCGACTTCCTGGCGCAGGCCTGCAGCACGCACGCGCTGGCCGTGGACGTAGGCTGCGGCACCGGCCAGCTCACCCGCCTGCTCGCCCCGCACTTCGACGCGGTCGTGGGCCTGGACTCCAGCGCCGACCAGCTGCACAGCGCCGCTCCTGCGGCGGGTGTCAGCTACCAGCAGGCCTCGGCCGAACACCTGCCCGTGGCACCCGGCAGCGCCAATCTCATCACCGTTGCCCAGGCCGCGCACTGGTTCGACCTGCCGGCGTTCTACGCGCAGGTGCACGAGGTGGCGGCTCCGGGAGCGGTCATCGCACTCATCAGCTACGCCACACCGCAGCTGGAGCCCGACCTGCAGCCGCGCTTCGCCCGCTTCTACGCCGATGACCTCGGCGCGTACTGGCCGGCCGAACGCCGCCAGGTCGACAGTGGCTATGCGGAACTGGAGTTCCCCTTCGCCGAGTTCGACTACCCGCCGCTGGCCATCAAGCGCAACTGGACCCTCGCCGATACCTTCGGCTACTTCGGCACCTGGTCGGCGGTGCGCCGCGCGCGCGAAGCCGGACAGCAACCGATGCTGCAGGCCTACGCGGAAGCGTTGGCCGCGCAGTGGGGCGACCCGCTGCAGCGCCGCGCGATTTTCTGGCCCATCAACATGCGGATTGGACGGCTATGA
- a CDS encoding thioesterase family protein, whose amino-acid sequence MAFFERLSDTRYLPTAHVGGAWNTNEQHIAPAMGLLAHHLERDAAARGHGFLIGRLSYDILGTIPIEAMDAHVQILRGGRTIELVEATLSHQDRAALRVRAWLMRPNDTAAIAGTPLARIAAADTMPEWDPATVWPGGFIENVQIRRDDHGPGRATYWARAKQPLLDGETVSPLARAATLFDLSNGMAVRADPKDIAFPNLDLTVHLFGTPQGDWLGFDTSVSFGSEGIGLTSTVLHDERGPIGSIGQVLTVRP is encoded by the coding sequence ATGGCCTTCTTCGAACGACTGAGCGACACCCGCTACCTGCCGACCGCACACGTGGGCGGCGCCTGGAACACCAACGAGCAGCACATCGCCCCGGCGATGGGATTGCTGGCCCACCACCTGGAACGCGACGCCGCGGCGCGAGGGCACGGCTTCCTGATCGGCCGCCTGTCCTACGACATCCTCGGCACCATTCCGATCGAAGCGATGGACGCACACGTGCAGATACTGCGCGGCGGCCGCACCATCGAACTGGTGGAAGCCACCCTCAGCCACCAGGACCGCGCCGCCCTGCGCGTGCGTGCGTGGCTGATGCGCCCGAACGATACCGCGGCGATTGCCGGCACGCCGCTGGCGCGCATCGCAGCTGCCGACACGATGCCCGAATGGGATCCGGCGACGGTGTGGCCGGGCGGCTTCATCGAGAACGTGCAGATCCGCCGCGATGACCACGGCCCCGGCCGTGCGACCTACTGGGCACGCGCGAAGCAGCCGCTGCTGGACGGCGAGACGGTAAGCCCGCTGGCCCGCGCCGCCACCCTGTTCGACCTGTCCAACGGCATGGCCGTACGCGCCGATCCAAAGGACATCGCGTTCCCCAACCTGGACCTGACCGTGCACCTGTTCGGCACGCCGCAGGGCGACTGGCTGGGCTTCGACACCTCGGTGTCGTTCGGCAGCGAAGGCATCGGCCTGACCAGCACGGTGCTGCATGACGAACGTGGCCCGATCGGCAGCATCGGGCAGGTGCTGACCGTGCGCCCCTGA
- a CDS encoding 4Fe-4S dicluster domain-containing protein — translation MSCALPSLPRPWRWRGALSATLLALFYVLPWLRWDGRQALLLDLAARRFDLFGWTLWPDDIGMLLGLLAVLAVGLALLTHLAGRVWCGHACPQTLWMRAFDGIARVLAQGLPPRAATVATRLCWVLLSLWTGITFVGLFSPIHGLFGLPAASGWSGWKVFWVLFYAGATYGNAGFLREQVCRSLCPFARLQPLLTDPHTPRMLYDARRGEPRGARPAALGGVQARGRGLLDPVTAQDYVFRAAHPLLAGPMPTFSADRLGDCTDCAACVTACPMQLDIRHGPQADCLACGACLEACAQQQHRAGFGPGLVRYCSPQVMAGQAPRWWRTRTTVLASLLAALLACGAWRLC, via the coding sequence ATGAGCTGCGCCCTGCCCTCCCTGCCGCGCCCCTGGCGCTGGCGTGGCGCCCTCAGTGCCACTCTGCTGGCGCTGTTCTACGTGCTGCCCTGGCTGCGCTGGGATGGACGCCAGGCGCTGCTGCTCGACCTCGCCGCACGCCGCTTCGATCTGTTCGGCTGGACGCTGTGGCCGGATGACATCGGCATGCTGCTGGGCCTGCTGGCGGTGCTCGCCGTGGGCCTGGCCCTGCTGACCCACCTCGCCGGCCGGGTCTGGTGCGGCCACGCCTGTCCGCAGACCCTGTGGATGCGCGCCTTCGACGGCATCGCCCGCGTGCTGGCGCAAGGGCTGCCCCCGCGCGCGGCCACGGTCGCGACCCGACTGTGCTGGGTGCTGCTCTCGCTGTGGACCGGCATCACCTTCGTCGGCCTGTTCAGCCCCATCCACGGCCTGTTCGGCCTGCCCGCCGCAAGCGGCTGGAGCGGGTGGAAAGTGTTCTGGGTGCTGTTCTATGCCGGGGCCACCTACGGCAATGCCGGCTTCCTGCGCGAACAGGTGTGCCGTTCGCTGTGCCCGTTCGCGCGCCTGCAGCCGCTGCTGACCGATCCGCATACCCCGCGCATGCTGTACGACGCGCGCCGTGGCGAACCCCGTGGCGCACGACCTGCCGCACTGGGCGGCGTGCAGGCGCGCGGCCGTGGCCTGCTCGATCCGGTCACCGCGCAGGACTACGTGTTCCGTGCCGCCCATCCGCTGCTGGCGGGGCCGATGCCCACCTTCAGTGCGGACCGGCTGGGGGATTGCACCGACTGCGCGGCCTGCGTGACGGCCTGCCCGATGCAGCTGGACATCCGCCATGGGCCCCAGGCCGATTGCCTTGCCTGCGGTGCCTGCCTGGAAGCGTGCGCGCAGCAGCAGCACCGCGCCGGATTCGGCCCGGGACTGGTGCGTTACTGCAGCCCGCAGGTGATGGCCGGGCAGGCGCCGCGCTGGTGGCGCACACGCACCACCGTGCTGGCATCCCTGCTGGCGGCCCTGCTGGCGTGCGGCGCCTGGCGCCTGTGCTGA
- a CDS encoding helix-turn-helix domain-containing protein: protein MNTLGQRLAAAMKDAGHPRPADLARAAQSTTATVSNWLNDNVKADHVKAEQLFRIADAVKMDPRELLFGPVDGAVGERGSAYMYLPSEAYLDVWETAYELVANILDRRGLDVGFRRQASLGLMANDLLREGISRSKVARVVATALP from the coding sequence ATGAATACTCTTGGACAACGACTCGCCGCCGCCATGAAGGATGCCGGGCACCCCCGCCCGGCCGACCTGGCCCGCGCTGCGCAAAGCACCACCGCCACCGTCAGCAACTGGCTCAACGACAACGTCAAGGCCGACCACGTAAAAGCCGAGCAGCTCTTCCGCATCGCCGATGCAGTGAAGATGGATCCGCGCGAACTGCTGTTCGGTCCGGTCGATGGCGCGGTCGGCGAACGCGGCAGCGCCTATATGTACCTGCCCAGCGAGGCCTATCTGGATGTGTGGGAAACCGCCTATGAGCTGGTGGCCAACATCCTCGACCGGCGCGGGCTTGATGTTGGCTTCCGCCGCCAGGCATCGCTGGGGTTGATGGCCAACGATCTGCTGCGCGAAGGCATCAGCCGCAGCAAGGTCGCCCGCGTGGTCGCCACCGCCCTGCCCTGA
- a CDS encoding AraC family transcriptional regulator, producing the protein MVDRLAILLERFAVNASVFHAGALCGINSLPGEDEAGQLHLVRRGPVQVSHGQQTVQVDVPSLLLYPRPMPHRFSTDPQHGADMACANLHFEGGRLNPISAALPDFICMPLTDLYGGSAALDLLFEEAFEQRCGRTVMVNRLFEVVMIQVLRQLMEGGQMRGGLFAGLGHPRLRLALVAMHEAPAQAWTLEDLAETAGMSRSVFAASFREAMGTTPGQYLQGWRVSLAQQALRQGRPLKRIADDVGYGSEAALSRAFKAHTGQSPRQWREQDRASAA; encoded by the coding sequence ATGGTCGACCGCCTTGCCATCCTGCTGGAACGTTTCGCGGTCAACGCCTCGGTATTCCATGCCGGCGCGCTGTGCGGCATCAACAGCCTGCCGGGCGAGGATGAGGCCGGCCAGCTGCACCTGGTGCGGCGCGGGCCGGTGCAGGTCAGCCATGGCCAGCAGACCGTGCAGGTGGATGTGCCCAGCCTGCTGCTGTACCCGCGGCCGATGCCGCACCGGTTCAGTACCGACCCGCAGCACGGTGCCGACATGGCCTGCGCCAACCTGCATTTCGAAGGCGGCCGGCTCAATCCGATCAGCGCGGCGTTGCCCGATTTCATCTGCATGCCGCTGACGGATCTGTATGGCGGCAGCGCCGCGCTGGATCTGCTGTTCGAGGAAGCGTTCGAGCAGCGCTGCGGGCGCACGGTGATGGTCAACCGCCTGTTTGAGGTGGTGATGATCCAGGTGCTGCGGCAGTTGATGGAAGGCGGGCAGATGCGCGGCGGCCTGTTTGCCGGGCTCGGCCACCCGCGCCTGCGCCTGGCCCTGGTGGCCATGCACGAGGCGCCGGCGCAGGCCTGGACGCTGGAGGACCTGGCGGAAACGGCCGGCATGTCGCGCAGCGTGTTCGCCGCCAGTTTCCGCGAGGCGATGGGGACCACGCCGGGCCAGTACCTGCAGGGCTGGCGTGTCAGCCTGGCCCAGCAGGCGCTGCGCCAAGGGCGGCCGTTGAAGCGGATTGCCGACGACGTCGGTTACGGCAGCGAAGCCGCGCTGTCGCGTGCGTTCAAGGCGCACACCGGTCAGTCGCCACGGCAGTGGCGCGAACAGGATCGCGCCAGCGCCGCCTGA
- the crcB gene encoding fluoride efflux transporter CrcB: MQALNNYALVFLGGGAGACLRHACNLLGARVAVGSPWPWSTFLINISGALLMGVVVEAFALRNGASPQLRLLLTTGILGGYTTFSTYSLEIGLLLQRGQHGLAALYAGGSVALGLAGLFGGMKLARLALG, encoded by the coding sequence ATGCAAGCACTGAACAACTATGCCCTGGTCTTCCTGGGAGGCGGCGCGGGCGCGTGCCTGCGCCACGCCTGCAACCTGCTCGGCGCGCGCGTCGCCGTCGGCAGCCCGTGGCCCTGGTCGACCTTCCTCATCAACATCAGCGGCGCACTGTTGATGGGCGTGGTGGTGGAGGCCTTCGCCCTGCGCAATGGCGCCTCGCCGCAGCTGCGGCTGCTGCTGACCACCGGCATCCTCGGCGGCTACACCACCTTCTCCACCTATTCGCTGGAAATCGGCCTGCTGCTGCAGCGCGGCCAGCACGGGCTGGCGGCGCTGTATGCCGGCGGCTCGGTCGCACTTGGCCTGGCCGGTCTGTTTGGCGGCATGAAGCTGGCCCGGCTCGCGCTGGGCTGA